In a genomic window of Seriola aureovittata isolate HTS-2021-v1 ecotype China chromosome 11, ASM2101889v1, whole genome shotgun sequence:
- the LOC130177171 gene encoding putative methyltransferase DDB_G0268948 codes for MAYRLFEGKEHAASYWKYRISPSDHLIQQVLDFLEKQKGRPFELAVDVGCGSGQGTLLLAKHFASVVGTDVSPAQLEVALQHVKEPNITYKQCVAEELPFADSSVDLMTAMSAFHWFDRPRFLREAHRVLKPRGCLALLNYTIDMELSHPDCCSHTLNRVCQEFYAALQPYRSPHLGPSSIELYREACESLPYPDKEWQECVWVRRPMPLSSYMGLVESFSSYQALLRDDPQKATSLSQDTCQRLMTIMKVTSAETEVAVAVKYFYLLACKPEEA; via the exons ATGGCTTACCGTCTGTTTGAAGGCAAGGAGCACGCTGCTTCCTACTGGAAGTACAGGATCTCTCCATCAGATCATCTGATACAACAGGTGCTGGACTTCCTGGAAAAACAG aaAGGTCGTCCCTTTGAGCTGGCGGTGGATGTGGGTTGCGGCTCAGGACAGGGCACTTTGCTGCTGGCCAAACACTTTGCTTCTGTGGTTGGGACAGACGTGAGTCCTGCCCAGCTGGAAGTGGCGTTGCAGCATGTTAAAGAGCCAAACATCACATATAA ACAGTGTGTGGCTGAGGAGCTGCCGTTTGCTGACAGCTCAGTGGACCTGATGACAGCCATGTCTGCATTCCACTGGTTTGACAGGCCACGCTTCCTCCGAGAGGCCCACAGAGTCCTGAAGCCCCGTGGCTGCTTAGCTCTGCTCAACTACACCATTGACATGGAGCTCAGCCACCCCGACTGCTGCTCGCACACGCTGAACCGAGTCTGCCAAGAG TTTTACGCAGCCTTACAACCATACCGCAGTCCTCATCTGGGTCCCAGCTCCATTGAGTTATACCGGGAGGCATGTGAATCCCTCCCTTACCCTGACAAGGAGTG gcaagagtgtgtgtgggtgagaagGCCCATGCCTCTGTCCAGCTACATGGGGTTGGTGGAGTCTTTCTCCAGTTATCAGGCTCTGCTGAGAGATGACCCACAGAAGGCCACCAGTCTCTCCCAGGACACCTGTCAAAG GTTGATGACCATAATGAAGGTGACCTCGGCAGAGACAGAGGTGGCGGTGGCTGTGAAGTATTTCTACCTGCTGGCCTGCAAACCAGAGGAAGCCTGA
- the zgc:162396 gene encoding putative methyltransferase DDB_G0268948 → MTYRLFEGKDHASIYQRYRFTPPDELKNIILQYLDKKKGQPHVLAVDLGCGTGQNSRLLAPHFRQVVGIDVSECQLEEAKAVPGYPNITYRKGTAEELPFADGSVDLLTAASAAHWFDRSRFLAEASRVLKPQGCMALLGFSDTATRFHYQNCGERLSRIYEEVKQVLRPYTSSPVAVSDGKLEELYSAIPFPDKQRIEGIRAKSVILVRNVVGFVESWSMFQAYRKTDAQTAHDLLLNTQKRFLEEMGVTSPDTEIEWELEYFCVLATKPQ, encoded by the exons ATGACATACCGCCTGTTTGAAGGGAAGGATCATGCCTCCATCTACCAAAGGTATCGCTTCACGCCTCCAGATGAGCTCAAGAATATAATTCTTCAGTACCTAGATAAAAAG AAGGGACAGCCACATGTGCTGGCAGTGGATCTGGGATGTGGAACAGGCCAGAATTCTCGGCTACTGGCACCACACTTCAGACAAGTGGTGGGCATCGACGTCAGTGAGTGCCAGCTGGAGGAGGCCAAAGCGGTGCCGGGGTATCCCAACATCACATACAG GAAGGGGACAGCAGAGGAGCTTCCATTTGCAGATGGCTCTGTAGACTTGCTGACAGCGGCATCAGCAGCCCACTGGTTTGATCGGTCGAGGTTCCTGGCTGAGGCAAGTCGGGTTCTGAAACCCCAGGGCTGCATGGCTCTGCTGGGCTTCAGTGATACTGCCACCAGATTTCACTATCAGAACTGTGGAGAACGACTCAGCCGCATCTATGAAGAG GTGAAGCAGGTGCTGAGGCCGTACACTAGCAGCCCAGTAGCTGTGTCTGATGGGAAGCTGGAGGAGCTGTACTCTGCCATCCCTTTTCCAGACAAACAGAG GATTGAGGGTATTCGAGCGAAGTCTGTCATCCTGGTGAGGAATGTGGTGGGATTTGTTGAGTCTTGGTCCATGTTCCAAGCCTACAGGAAGACTGACGCTCAGACTGCTCATGACCTGCTGCTCAACACTCAGAAGAG GTTTCTGGAGGAGATGGGAGTCACGTCTCCTGACACTGAAATAGAGTGGGAGCTGGAGTATTTCTGTGTCCTGGCAACAAAACCACAATGA